The proteins below are encoded in one region of Belonocnema kinseyi isolate 2016_QV_RU_SX_M_011 chromosome 5, B_treatae_v1, whole genome shotgun sequence:
- the LOC117173398 gene encoding JNK1/MAPK8-associated membrane protein isoform X2 encodes MSVLMRCPGIYCGRESFPDGNWSDCGACPRGFRTNSSSACVPCDDIPVLYDWLYLGFIAVFALVLHWFCIDMVAMRRNIPKEVIALHCSAILEIVAASIITLQIMDPVGSFNIRSCRAQKLSDWYTLLHNPTPNYEQTLHCTQEAVYPLPLIPLHHDCLVSPFQRSAFRFQVKPDNEIINPEFGFGREKHNCDFGSLAFARIWCNGSCDSSRTYTSSSDACPGSIASFILHSYSQVYGPSQAAGRMKRT; translated from the exons atgagtgttTTAATGAGATGTCCTGGCATATATTGTGGTCGTGAATCATTTCCTGATGGAAATTGGAGTGATTGTGGTGCGTGTCCACGAGGATTTAGGACGAATTCTTCTTCGGCTTGTGTTCCTTGTGACGATATCCCAGTGCTTTACGATTGGCTTTACCTGGGTTTCATAGCTGTTTTCGCCCTGGTCCTGCATTGGTTTTGCATTGACATGGTTGCAATGAGACGCAACATCCCCAAGGAAGTGATCGCACTACATTGCTCTGCGATTCTGGAAATTGTTGCCGCATCAATTATTACCCTGCAAATAATGGATCCTGTCGGATCGTTTAATATCAGGTCGTGCAGGGCTCAGAAATTATCGGATTGGTATACTCTATTACACAATCCTACTCCAAATTATGAACAGACTCTTCACTGCACGCAGGAAGCAGTTTATCCATT ACCACTCATTCCCTTACATCACGATTGTCTTGTCAGTCCTTTCCAACGCAGTGCATTTCGCTTTCAAGTTAAACCAG acaaTGAAATCATTAATCCTGAGTTCGGTTTCGGACGTGAAAAACATAATTGTGATTTTGGGTCACTGGCTTTTGCACGGATATGGTGTAATGGCAGCTGCGACTCTTCACGGACTTACACTTCATCCAGCGATGCTTGCCCTGGTTCCATTGCCAGCTTTATTTTACATTCTTACAGCCAGGTTTACGGACCCTCACAAGCTGCAGGAAGAATGAAAAGAACTTGA
- the LOC117173398 gene encoding JNK1/MAPK8-associated membrane protein isoform X1 codes for MSVLMRCPGIYCGRESFPDGNWSDCGACPRGFRTNSSSACVPCDDIPVLYDWLYLGFIAVFALVLHWFCIDMVAMRRNIPKEVIALHCSAILEIVAASIITLQIMDPVGSFNIRSCRAQKLSDWYTLLHNPTPNYEQTLHCTQEAVYPLYTMVFVFYAFGILIMLLIRPLIARKFLPKQGKFSIYAALYFFPILALFHAVGGGLIYHSFPYITIVLSVLSNAVHFAFKLNQTMKSLILSSVSDVKNIIVILGHWLLHGYGVMAAATLHGLTLHPAMLALVPLPALFYILTARFTDPHKLQEE; via the exons atgagtgttTTAATGAGATGTCCTGGCATATATTGTGGTCGTGAATCATTTCCTGATGGAAATTGGAGTGATTGTGGTGCGTGTCCACGAGGATTTAGGACGAATTCTTCTTCGGCTTGTGTTCCTTGTGACGATATCCCAGTGCTTTACGATTGGCTTTACCTGGGTTTCATAGCTGTTTTCGCCCTGGTCCTGCATTGGTTTTGCATTGACATGGTTGCAATGAGACGCAACATCCCCAAGGAAGTGATCGCACTACATTGCTCTGCGATTCTGGAAATTGTTGCCGCATCAATTATTACCCTGCAAATAATGGATCCTGTCGGATCGTTTAATATCAGGTCGTGCAGGGCTCAGAAATTATCGGATTGGTATACTCTATTACACAATCCTACTCCAAATTATGAACAGACTCTTCACTGCACGCAGGAAGCAGTTTATCCATT ATACACCATGGTGTTCGTATTTTATGCGTTTGGAATTTTGATAATGCTTTTAATACGACCGCTGATAGCGCGAAAATTCCTTCCCAAACAGGGAAAGTTTTCCATCTATGCTGCATTATATTTCTTCCCGATCTTAGCGTTATTTCATGCAGTCGGAGGTGGACTCATAT ACCACTCATTCCCTTACATCACGATTGTCTTGTCAGTCCTTTCCAACGCAGTGCATTTCGCTTTCAAGTTAAACCAG acaaTGAAATCATTAATCCTGAGTTCGGTTTCGGACGTGAAAAACATAATTGTGATTTTGGGTCACTGGCTTTTGCACGGATATGGTGTAATGGCAGCTGCGACTCTTCACGGACTTACACTTCATCCAGCGATGCTTGCCCTGGTTCCATTGCCAGCTTTATTTTACATTCTTACAGCCAGGTTTACGGACCCTCACAAGCTGCAGGAAGAATGA